GGAACGTCGTCCCGCATGGCGAAACCGACGGTTATTTCCATTTCCCGGCCCAGGGTGGCGATGGTGTGGCGACGCAGGACCGCCTGCAGACGTGTCTTGAACATGAAGGCCTGGTCCGCGACCGAGCCCGGATCGGAGTCGTGCCGGGGTCGGATGTGCAGGATTTCGCCCGCGCCCAGACACACGGTGCGGCCCGGATCGTCACCGTCCCGCCCGACATCCTCCACCGCGCGTCGCATCAGGTCTTCGATGCTGGCCGCGATTTCAATGCCGTACATGTCCTTGCACAGGGGAAATTCCTTGATGACAAAGAGAAACACGGTCAGGGCGCGGTCGGATCGCGCCTGGTTCTCGATCCGCGACGTGACGGGGTACGTATGTGCTTGGCGGGCAATGCCGGTTGGCATGACGGGTCTCCTCGGGCTAAAAATGTGACAGGAACGGGGTGAAGGGGGTGTGGGCGTTTTTTGTGTCGGGGGCGTGACGGGCGCATGAAATTTTTGGGGCAATCCGTCTTTCGGGACAAGGGCGTCGGCTGTTACAGGAACTTCATGGCATCGTCACGGTTCCGTCACAAATTCCAGATAGCACCATATCCGGTGTGGACGGAGCGCCCGTCCACGCCACGCACAGGGGGAATCATGGCTCATAAGATCGTCGTCATCGAGGACGAACCCGATATCGCCAATCTGTTGGCTTTTCATCTCAAGTCCGGAGGGTATGACTGCTTCGTGGCCAGGGACGGGAAAAAAGGACTGCATCTCGTGCAGACGGAGCGGCCCGATCTGGTGCTTTTGGATTTGATGCTGCCCGGCCTGAGCGGCACCGACATCTGCAAGGCCATCAAGGGTGGCTCCGAGACCGCGCACATCCCGATCATCATGCTCACGGCGCGCGGCGACGAGGTGGACCGCATTTTGGGCTTCGAGCTGGGCGCCGACGACTATGTCGTCAAGCCCTTCAGCCCGCGCGAGCTGATGCTGCGCATCAAGACCGTGCTGCGTCGCAACGTGAACACCCTGCCCAAGGTGGCGCATTGGCAGCGGCAGGGGCTGGTCGCGGATTTCGAGGCCTTTTCCCTGATGGTGGATGGCGAGGACGCGCATCTGACGCCCACGGAATTCAATTTGTTCGGGGAATTCGTGCGCAACGAGGGCAAGGTGCTGTCCCGCGAGCAGCTTCTGGCCAAGGCCTGGGGGTATGAGTTCGAGGGGTATTCCCGCACCGTGGACACCCATGTCCGCCGGCTGCGCAAGAAGCTCGGCCCCTATGCCGACTGGCTCGAAACCGTGCGGGGCATCGGCTACCGCATGAAACGTGAACATCAGGCGGATTCATGACAGTGACCTCTTTTTCCCTGCGAACCCGGCTCATGGTGGCTTTCGCGGTCGTCATGCTGTTGGTTCTGGGCCTGCCAGCCTATTATCTCAATCAGAACCTGACCTCGGTCATCACCCAGGAGGCCCGGGACAATGTCAACCGGGATCTGCGGGCCGTGGACTGGATGCTGGTCTCCCATCGGGCCGCGAGCCTGGGCGAGATCGACGCCGCCATGCGCGAGCTGGCGGCGCGCATGAACATCCGCATCACCTATGTCGCCGAGGACGGAGGGGTTCTGCTGGATTCAGGCGTGTCCCTGGACCAGGTCGGCCGGTTGGAGAATCATGCCGCGCGGCCGGAGGTGGTCGAGGCCTTGAACGGCACCCTTGGGATGAGCATGCGCTACAGCGACACGCTCGGCCAGCGCCTGATTTACGCGGCCCGGCGCTCCAGCGGCCAGGGCGTGATTCCGCCGGGCGTGTTGCGCATCGCCCAGGCCCAGACCATGGTCCGCGATTCCCTGGATCGTCTGACCGGGCGGGTTGGCTGGGTTTACCTGCTTGGCGTGTGCGTGGCCTTTGGTCTGGTGTCCCTGGTTTCGAGACAGGTGGCCCAGGCCATCGCCAACGTGGCCCAGGCCGCCGCGTCCATCGGTCGCGGCGAGACCGGGCGGCGCATCCGGCTGTCCCCCGGCAAGGAATTGGTCCCGTTGGTCTCGGCGTTCAACCATATGGCCGAGCGCGTGGAGGAGAGCATGCGGGTCATCACCAAGCAGAAGATGGAGGGCGAGGCCGTGCTGAACGGCATGAAGGCCGGGGTCATCGTGCTCGATGGCCGGGGACATATCCTGCGCGGCAACTACGCGGCCCAGGAGATTTTTCCCGGATTGTCCACCTTCGCCGGCAAGAAGCCCATGGAGATGTCGCTCATCCGGGAATTGCAGGCCGGGTGCGACGCGGCCCTGGAGCGGCGTCGGGGCGGGGATTTTTCCCAGGTCAATCTGGTCGTGACCCTGAACGATGGCCAGGTCTTCGACGTGTCCATCGTGCCCATCAAGGGCGACGCCGAACTGGGCGCGATCATGGTTTTCCACGACATCACCGAGATCAAGAAGGTGGAGCGCATCCGGCGGGATTTCGTGGCCAACTTGTCCCACGAACTGCGCACGCCCCTGACTTCCATCAAGGGCTACGCCGAGACCCTGATCGGCCTCGACGCCCATGATCCGGAGCAGGCCAAGGCCTTCCTGGAGGTGATCCTGCGCAACGCCAACCACATGAACACCATGCTCGACGAACTTTTGCAGCTCTCCAAGCTGGAGCATGGCAAGCAGCGGGTGGACATGGTCGCCGTGGAGCCGTTCTCGGCCCTGTATTCGGCCTGGAAGAGTTGTCAGCCTTTGCGCCGCGAGGTCGATTTCGTGAACGAGGTGGCCGAGGGCGGTCCGGCCGTGCGCGGCAATTTCGAGCAGGTTGTCCAGGTTTTTCGCAATGTCTTGGAAAATGCCCTCAAATACGTGCCCGAGGACGCCCCGCGCATCCGCGTCTTTTCCCGACGCGAGGGGAACATGCTGAACATCTGTATCGAGGACAACGGGCCAGGCATCCCGGTCGAGGACCAGGGGCGCATTTTCGAGCGCTTCTACCGCGTCGAAAAGGACCGCAACAGCGCCGTCGGCGGCACGGGTCTGGGCCTGGCCATCTGCCGGCACATCCTGGCCGGACACAATGGCGCGATCACGGTCCAGAGTCCGGTGCCGGAAACCGGCGTCGGCTCCAGGTTCATCATCGGCTTGCCCCTGGCCGGGCAGCCTTCAGAGGAATAATCCATGAGTGAAACGATCAAGATAGCGGCCAAGGGCGTCAACTTCTATTATTCGGAGTTCCACGCCCTGCAGGACATCACCTTTGACATGCTCCAGCATCAGGCCACGGCCCTGATCGGCCCGTCGGGGTGCGGCAAATCGACCTTCTTGCGCTGCATCAACCGCATGAACGACCTTATCGATGGCACGCGCATCGAGGGTTCCCTGACCCTGGACGGCCAGGACATCAATGCCGCCGACCAGGACGTGGTCGTGCTGCGCCGCAGGGTGGGCATGGTGTTTCAGAAGCCCAATCCCTTTCCCAAGTCCATCTACGAAAACGTGGCCTATGGCCTGCGCGTCAACGGGGTCAAGGACCGCGAGTATATCGACGCCCGGGTTGAGGAAAGCCTCAAGCTGGCCGCCCTGTGGAACGAGGTCAAGGATCGTCTGGACCAGTCGGGCCTGAGCCTGTCCGGCGGGCAGCAGCAGCGTCTGTGCATCGCCAGGGCCATGGCCGTGGAACCGGAAGTGTTGCTCATGGACGAACCGGCCTCGGCCCTGGACCCCATCGCCACCCAGAAAATCGAGGAACTCATCCATGAGTTGAAGTCCCGGTTCACCATTGTCATTGTCACCCACTCCATGCAGCAGGCGGCCCGCGTGTCCGACCGGACCGCGTTTTTCTACATGGGCAAGTTGATCGAGGTCGGTCCCACGGACAAGCTCTTCACCCGGCCGGAAAACAAACAGACCGAGGACTACATCACCGGACGCTTTGGCTAGGCCGCGCGACGCCCTCGATGAGTTTCACCAAATTTCAAAGGAAGAACGCCTATGTACACCCATCTGCATGAAGAATTGGAAAATCTGAAATTAAAGGTCCTGAACATGGTCGCCCTGACCGAGGAAGCCGTGGCCAAGGCCATCAAGGCCTATGCGGACAAGGATCTGTATCTGGCCGAGGAGGTGCAGGACGGCGATGTGCATATCAACCGCCTGGAAGTGGAGATCGACGAGCTGGGCCTGAAGCTCCTGGCCCTGGACCAGCCCGTGGCCGGTGATTTGCGGTTTATCCTGGGCTGCATGCGCATCAGCGCCGAGCTGGAGCGCATCGCCGACGAGGCCGTGAACATCGCCGAGCGGTCCATCATGCTCAGTTCGCGGCCGCCCCTGCCGTTTCATGACGCCGTGCGCGAGATGGGCGGCAAGGCCCTGGCCATGCTCCAGCACGCGGCCCACGCCTTTACCTCCGGCAATGTGGAAGAGGCCCTGCAGGTCTGCCGGCTGGACAGCGAGGTGGACGTGCTCAACCACAAGAACATGCGCGCGGTCATCGAATACATGGTCAAGGATAACCCGGCCATCGAACGCTCCGTGCATACCATCATCCTCATCCGCCGCCTGGAGCGCATTGGCGACCTCGCCACCAATATCGCCGAGTCCGTGGTCTTCATCGAACAGGGCGTGAACATCAAGCACAAGGCCTATTTCGACGAGCGCTAGCCCCCG
This region of Deltaproteobacteria bacterium genomic DNA includes:
- a CDS encoding response regulator transcription factor; its protein translation is MAHKIVVIEDEPDIANLLAFHLKSGGYDCFVARDGKKGLHLVQTERPDLVLLDLMLPGLSGTDICKAIKGGSETAHIPIIMLTARGDEVDRILGFELGADDYVVKPFSPRELMLRIKTVLRRNVNTLPKVAHWQRQGLVADFEAFSLMVDGEDAHLTPTEFNLFGEFVRNEGKVLSREQLLAKAWGYEFEGYSRTVDTHVRRLRKKLGPYADWLETVRGIGYRMKREHQADS
- a CDS encoding HAMP domain-containing protein, whose amino-acid sequence is MTVTSFSLRTRLMVAFAVVMLLVLGLPAYYLNQNLTSVITQEARDNVNRDLRAVDWMLVSHRAASLGEIDAAMRELAARMNIRITYVAEDGGVLLDSGVSLDQVGRLENHAARPEVVEALNGTLGMSMRYSDTLGQRLIYAARRSSGQGVIPPGVLRIAQAQTMVRDSLDRLTGRVGWVYLLGVCVAFGLVSLVSRQVAQAIANVAQAAASIGRGETGRRIRLSPGKELVPLVSAFNHMAERVEESMRVITKQKMEGEAVLNGMKAGVIVLDGRGHILRGNYAAQEIFPGLSTFAGKKPMEMSLIRELQAGCDAALERRRGGDFSQVNLVVTLNDGQVFDVSIVPIKGDAELGAIMVFHDITEIKKVERIRRDFVANLSHELRTPLTSIKGYAETLIGLDAHDPEQAKAFLEVILRNANHMNTMLDELLQLSKLEHGKQRVDMVAVEPFSALYSAWKSCQPLRREVDFVNEVAEGGPAVRGNFEQVVQVFRNVLENALKYVPEDAPRIRVFSRREGNMLNICIEDNGPGIPVEDQGRIFERFYRVEKDRNSAVGGTGLGLAICRHILAGHNGAITVQSPVPETGVGSRFIIGLPLAGQPSEE
- a CDS encoding phosphate ABC transporter ATP-binding protein, whose translation is MSETIKIAAKGVNFYYSEFHALQDITFDMLQHQATALIGPSGCGKSTFLRCINRMNDLIDGTRIEGSLTLDGQDINAADQDVVVLRRRVGMVFQKPNPFPKSIYENVAYGLRVNGVKDREYIDARVEESLKLAALWNEVKDRLDQSGLSLSGGQQQRLCIARAMAVEPEVLLMDEPASALDPIATQKIEELIHELKSRFTIVIVTHSMQQAARVSDRTAFFYMGKLIEVGPTDKLFTRPENKQTEDYITGRFG
- the phoU gene encoding phosphate signaling complex protein PhoU; amino-acid sequence: MYTHLHEELENLKLKVLNMVALTEEAVAKAIKAYADKDLYLAEEVQDGDVHINRLEVEIDELGLKLLALDQPVAGDLRFILGCMRISAELERIADEAVNIAERSIMLSSRPPLPFHDAVREMGGKALAMLQHAAHAFTSGNVEEALQVCRLDSEVDVLNHKNMRAVIEYMVKDNPAIERSVHTIILIRRLERIGDLATNIAESVVFIEQGVNIKHKAYFDER